The Salvia miltiorrhiza cultivar Shanhuang (shh) chromosome 2, IMPLAD_Smil_shh, whole genome shotgun sequence DNA window ACCTTTTCCTTTCTGCAATCAATAACACGGGATGTTCTACCTGACCAACAGGGACCTTGATGTTGTTACCTACAACTATTCCAGCATCATCTTTTCTATATTTTTCCTAATTCCACTTTACCTTCTGAAATCAATGTTTACTTTCAACGGAACAGATTCCTGAAGATGCACGCAGCAATGCTTGGGTATCGTTTGATGGGAAGAGAAGGTAACAGCTCTCGAGAGGAGATTCTGTCCGGATATCCATGAGCCAACACCCACTCCCAACTGTGAATAAGTGTGACCAAACAGGTGATTGGTTCCGGAGCTTGATCCGTTGCTTGAACTGGAACGAAAGGCTAGACCAGAAAGCCCTTTGAGGACCGGACCCATACAGCTTAAACTCGCTCTTTTCTTCTCCCGGTCCTTGTATATATTACTGTACAGCATATATAGCGAAAATTGAACTCAGAAATGCCATTGTATCAGCCTTTATATTCAGCTGATTCTCTATATTATTGACCACTCAAGTTGGCCTACTAAATTTTGGTGGGTGCATGGTGTTTTTACCTCtataaaaatatcaataaaCAAACACATTACATTTTGATTTTGTCTATACACAGATTGAATAAAACAAGTAACTGTATTGACATTTGATCAATTATATTCGTTCCCTTACAAATTATGACAGCAGTCCCCTACATCATTTTACTTGAGGAACTACTACATTACTTTGGTGAAACAAGAAGCATAAAATCACACAACCTACTACAGATGTAGTAAGAGTCTCATTATAGGAATCCTAATTTACAGTGCCTTGACAGCTCGGAACCTGGGCTCTTTAGGCAGAAACTTCTGATCAGCATAAACAGACATGTAGTCTCCAAACACAAAGCTGGGATACTCTGGGTGGACCTCCTCGACGAGCAGCTGAGGGGCCGGCTGAATGGTGGCCGTGGTGGAGGGATTGTAGAAGGAGGCAATGGACCCTCTGTTGCCGTGTGGTGTGGCGAGAATGCGGTGCCAGACGCTCTTGTACCTGCCGTTGCTGAGCACCTCCACCTGATCACCTGTGTTGATGACTATGGCGTTTCTGAGAGGCTGCACATCCACCCACTCTCCATCTTTCAAGATTTGGAGGGACTCCACCTCATCATCTTGGAACAGCAGTATCACCCCACCCGCATCCGTGTGGGCCCGCAGCCCCGCCACCCTCTCCGGCTCCGGGCACGGTGGGTAGTGGCTCACCTTCGTCCCGAAAaaggcttcttcttcttcttctccgccGTTGAATGCCCTCTTCATGTACCCTTTTGGGAGGCCCAAGTTCTCATCCATTGCTTCCATCACTCTCATCGCCAGTTTCTTCAGTTCGCTTCTGTACTCTTCCATGGTCTCCCTGTTAATTAAACCTccattcataaacatttcatctCATCACATCACCAACAGATAGAAACATTTTCTTACTTGAAGCCAGCAGTTTTGGAGGGCCATTCTTGAGCATTGTGATCAGTGAGCAAGAACACATCTTCCCAATCAAAATCTTCAATCCTCTCATcactctgcttctccttcaacTTCTTCACCACTTCCGACTCCTCGAAACCGGCCTCCCTCTCCACCTTGTAGCATTCCGACGCCACCTTCTTCACCCTCTCCAGGAGCTCCTCCGAGATCCCATGATTCACCAACTGTCACAAACATCAAATCTTACCATGTTTAATCATTCAACATTATATTATTTACAAGTGCTAATTAATTCCAAAGTAAATGGACTAATATATATAGTGACCTGAAAGAATCCCCACTCTTGACAGCAATGAGCAATCTCAGCCAGCGTCTTGGCCCTCTCCTCTCCTTCCGTCTTCGAGAAATCAATCACCGGAATCGCCATTGATAACACAATCAAGAATTTAAGTATAAAAtgggctatatatatattttttaaatgtatTGAGAGTTGCAGCAGTAGACTAGTAGTAATGGAGTGGTGATCAATGGCTTAACTATGAAGGCGTATTTATAGTGGAaggactatatatatattgtgggatgtCATGATTAATGAATTGGTTAGTTGaataattagaaataattaaaagtgaGCCGTGAGACATGCAATGGACGGTGGTGACACATTGTAACGAACTTGTAAAGGTCAATGTTGTTAATTTGCTGAATCAGATTATTTTGTTATTCCACAACAAAAGCAATCTTCTCCACATCTGCCGACTGTATCtcttatttcctttttttccccctttcaatgtattttatttcaatgtGACGCAGTTCAGCATACAAGGATTTTTTTTAGTGAACAAGCAATTGTAATATTTTACTTTCATATGTCGTATTGCAATTTCAcattttttgtaattattttgttttcataGTTTAGGTATTCTTTTTCTTGAGTAGAACACATACATAACTATATAGTAGAtattgagtaaaattttggaatagccaaaatgaatcataaaacacaaattatggtcactcattgaaaaaacataaattttggccatttttatagctttgggacgtttttgcccttaattgggcggactgggtagggtcaggagcgcgggtcgcgtgccgggtaggatcaggcacgcgggtcgggttaggcacttatggcactatagtgccataagtgccaagctaagtgccaacgaaatttttttttactcccctgccctgtctacccccccagaccccacccacccccaagccaaaaaaaaaaaaatttactccccctaaataaaaataaatcaaattttacttttgttattttattttatggcacttatggcactaatagtgccataagtgccaacgaaaatccaaaataaaataaagtaaaatggtctttttagcacttatggcactaatagtgccataagtgccaaacatgcagaacaaatatagaaacaacagcatcatctaaaccataaatggataatctaaaccctaaatggaacatctaaaccctaattgaataatctaaaccctaaatagaatatctaaaccctaggggaagtgtttaaaaagttccttttggtttgggggtgggtgggggtgtaGGCAGGGCaatgggagtaaaaaaaaaaatttggcttgggggtgggtggggtcgggggtcttggggggggggggggtagacaagacaggggaagtaaaaaaaaaattggcttgggggtggggggtgggtgggtgggggtgggtggggtgggtagggtcgggggtctggggggtagacaaggcttgggggtgggtagggtcgggggtctggggggtagacatggcagggggagtaaaaaaaaaaattcgttggcacttataatgccataagtgcctaacccgacccgcgtgcctgatcctacccggcacgcgacccgcgctcctgaccctacccagtccgcccaattaggggtatattaggcatattgcctaattaatggccataatttgtgttttttcaattagtggccaaatattgtgtttgcatgttcaatgtggccatttgacactATTGtttctaatgaattaattaataaaaataatgatggaccataatgaaaaaataaaaatagagtcaatatacaaaattatccattttcatataataaaaagtatccactaaaataaaaaatttgaaaattaaccaagttttgtgtaagaaaataattttgtttctaCTTTCTACCATTAATTTTTCAATGTCACCTGACTCAAATTTTAGAGGgaacatgtttttttttctttaatgtaTTGATATTGACAACCTATATATAATCGTGTTATATATTGTCTTTGTCAAGTCTATTAATTTATCTTATTTTAAGTTTTACTTTGTCAATGGTATGACGCTTTTagaatgatgattttttttttttttgagagggcTTTTAGAATGATGAttgatattattaatttatagctGCCTCTTAGACCACCTTTATTGATAATTTTAAAGTGATGCAGTCGATCACCACATCAATATATTAACGGAGACACTTGTCTTCATGTTAATAGTCATTCGAATTTTATTTAggggtttttgcaaataaaatcacgaataattttaaatttgcaattttaacttgatttttgaagtgtggcgaattaaatcataacctttttaatttttacaatttcgtcccctcaattttttccAGCCACCTGAGTGATGAGTTAgagcttatgtggattatttttttccacgtaattaatttctaactaagattaaaacaaaattaaaatctaattcttttattttacttttttttcgtcttttataaaaatatatttgatgtgtatcttaagttaaagatcttcaatttgatttaaaattcattaaatatgaatttgaaataaataatttattataatttaaaattttaaagtgattgTTTTTCTCTCCTATCTCTTTtacaatattctttatttttttttctctttctccttactttgttattatattatttctatttgtatctctttctcctacaaaatttatatatcttctcttctcttttgattaaaaaaacataatatttatttgttgaattattttatcaaagcatacataaaaatatttaaattaaaaatattaattaaaaaatataatgcacAATTATCAACAAATACCGAGACAATATTAatagaaaattatttatttattttaattttaatagaaaataataatcaataacaaaaaactttcggtaaatttaattattattatacaatactcattgaacttaatattatactcct harbors:
- the LOC131011668 gene encoding 1-aminocyclopropane-1-carboxylate oxidase 5-like — translated: MAIPVIDFSKTEGEERAKTLAEIAHCCQEWGFFQLVNHGISEELLERVKKVASECYKVEREAGFEESEVVKKLKEKQSDERIEDFDWEDVFLLTDHNAQEWPSKTAGFKETMEEYRSELKKLAMRVMEAMDENLGLPKGYMKRAFNGGEEEEEAFFGTKVSHYPPCPEPERVAGLRAHTDAGGVILLFQDDEVESLQILKDGEWVDVQPLRNAIVINTGDQVEVLSNGRYKSVWHRILATPHGNRGSIASFYNPSTTATIQPAPQLLVEEVHPEYPSFVFGDYMSVYADQKFLPKEPRFRAVKAL